The Sinomicrobium kalidii genome contains a region encoding:
- a CDS encoding gliding motility-associated C-terminal domain-containing protein has protein sequence MKTVIKKRITVLIVIGFACCIGAYSQTVNTGELVITHGTQLSTLYDFDNTADGDVINDGEFFVYGNFHNDGLVTFSPGQNTGFTRFEGLTGMQSISGSMPSAFRDVLFDNPVTQPAFALSGDIEIHGEGIFNDGIVDGDEYGGLVTFYPGAFHSEVTNNSFVDGQVRKIGDEAFDYPIGDDGYYRRASMSPPSDLTDHFTSQYILENSNPLYTHSSREEEINLIDDAEYWEIERTEGESDIVLTLTWNEETTPAEILSNEEGMAIHIVRWDENSNMWVDEGGSVNINNKAVTTAVSGYGIFTLGKVAEETPDEGLVIYNGLSPDGDGMNDFFYIKGIDNYPENTVEIYNRWGIKVFDTQGYNNTDRVFRGYSEGRATINKNKRLPTGTYFYILKYRAENGTMVDRSGYLYLN, from the coding sequence ATGAAGACAGTCATAAAAAAACGAATAACAGTTTTGATAGTCATAGGGTTTGCCTGCTGTATTGGTGCGTATAGCCAGACCGTCAACACCGGTGAACTGGTGATTACGCATGGGACGCAATTATCGACCCTTTACGATTTTGACAATACTGCAGACGGTGATGTGATCAACGACGGGGAGTTCTTTGTTTACGGAAATTTCCACAATGACGGCCTGGTAACGTTCAGCCCCGGGCAAAATACGGGCTTCACCCGTTTTGAAGGACTTACGGGGATGCAGTCCATTTCCGGAAGTATGCCCAGTGCTTTCCGGGACGTGTTGTTTGATAACCCCGTTACACAGCCTGCCTTTGCACTTTCCGGGGACATAGAAATACACGGAGAAGGGATATTCAATGACGGCATTGTAGACGGGGATGAGTACGGAGGGCTGGTCACTTTTTATCCCGGGGCATTTCACAGTGAGGTAACTAATAATAGTTTTGTGGACGGGCAGGTTCGAAAAATAGGTGATGAAGCTTTCGATTATCCCATAGGCGATGACGGATATTATCGCCGGGCTTCGATGTCGCCCCCTTCCGATCTTACCGATCATTTCACCTCGCAGTATATCCTGGAAAACTCCAATCCCCTGTACACTCACAGCAGCAGGGAAGAAGAGATAAACCTTATCGACGATGCCGAATACTGGGAAATAGAGCGCACTGAAGGAGAATCCGATATCGTGCTGACCCTTACCTGGAACGAGGAAACCACTCCGGCGGAAATCCTGAGTAATGAAGAAGGCATGGCCATACACATTGTTCGCTGGGACGAAAACAGCAACATGTGGGTAGATGAAGGCGGCAGCGTGAATATAAACAACAAGGCCGTAACTACGGCAGTATCCGGTTACGGCATCTTTACCCTTGGCAAGGTAGCCGAAGAAACTCCGGACGAAGGCCTGGTGATCTATAACGGTCTTTCCCCGGACGGGGACGGGATGAACGATTTCTTTTATATCAAGGGAATAGATAACTACCCGGAGAATACCGTGGAAATATATAACCGTTGGGGAATTAAAGTGTTTGATACCCAAGGGTATAATAATACCGACAGGGTATTTCGCGGATATTCCGAAGGACGTGCCACAATAAACAAAAACAAACGATTACCCACAGGAACGTATTTCTACATTTTGAAATACAGAGCAGAAAACGGGACTATGGTGGACAGGTCGGGGTACCTGTATCTCAATTGA